ACGCCCAATGACCAGTTTGAGAGCAAATGGTGGCCGACCAGCAAACAGTCGATCATGCCAGGTGGCCGCGCACTCTCGCCTTGGCGGCAGATCGCCGCCCTTCGCATCGAGGCCAGGAAAGCAGAAACCCATTGGCACGATGGCCAGCCGGCTGCAGTCGTAAAAAACCTGCTCGTTCAGGCCTAACCAACTGCGAAGTCGGTCGCCGGACGGGTCGGTGAACGGGCGGCCGGACCGGTGAACGCGGGTGCCCGGTGCCTGACCGGCAATCAGGATCGGAGCATGCTGCGAGAGCTGCAGGACCGGCCGCGGTTTGTGTGGCAAGGGCGGCT
The Pseudomonadota bacterium genome window above contains:
- a CDS encoding uracil-DNA glycosylase family protein; amino-acid sequence: MKVATEPQSVAELLPQVRSCTRCHTAPRRQPPLPHKPRPVLQLSQHAPILIAGQAPGTRVHRSGRPFTDPSGDRLRSWLGLNEQVFYDCSRLAIVPMGFCFPGLDAKGGDLPPRRECAATWHDRLFAGRPPFALKLVIGRYARDYHLPQHRTERLTDTIRRQLVDPEAAVSGGAVLLPHPSWRNNAWLKRNPEFEQLLLPVIKRRVHDLLASR